The Microterricola viridarii nucleotide sequence ATCGCGCTGAACATCCTGCTGGCCACGCTGTCGATCATCTTCGTCGTCGTGGTGGTCACCATCGGCCCGATGGCCGGATACTCGGATGCCGCCCCCAGCGTTCCCGTGCTGATCGCCCTGCTGGTCTGCCTCATTCCCACCACGATCGGCGCGCTGCTCTCCGCCATCGGCATCGCGGGCATGGACCGCCTGGTGCAGCGCAACGTCCTCGCGCTCTCCGGTCGGGCCGTGGAGGCCGCCGGAGACGTGACGACCCTGCTCCTCGACAAGACCGGGACGATCACCTACGGCAATCGCCAGGCCGCCGAGTTCATCCCCGTCGGCGGGGCGGGCATGGCCGAGCTGGTGACGGCGGCTCACGCGGCATCGCTGGCGGACCCGACCCCGGAGGGAAGCTCGATCGTGCGGCTCGCCGAGCAACTCGACCCCACCCTCACCCGCGTGCAACAGGCGTCGGGCACGGTCGTGCCCTTCACGGCGCAGACCCGGATGAGCGGCATCGACTACCCCGACGGGGCGATGCTCCGGAAGGGAGCCGGCTCCATGGTGGCCGCCTGGGCGGCCGAGTCCGGCGCCCTGGATGGCGACACGGAGGGCGAGCTGCGGGCCGCCGTCGAGCGGATCTCCGAAGCGGGCGGCACTCCCCTCGTCGTGGCCGAGCGGCGGGCAGACGGGCAGAGCCGCGTGCTCGGGGTCATCTCCCTGAAGGACGTCGTCAAGGCCGGACTCGGTGAGCGCTTCGCCGAACTGCGCCGGATGGGCATCCGCACCGTCATGATCACCGGCGACAACCCGCTGACCGCCAAGGCCATCGCGGCGGAGGCCGGCGTCGACGACTACCTGGCGGAGGCCACGCCGGAGGACAAGATCGCATTGATCCGGCGGGAGCAGGCCGGCGGCAACCTCGTCGCCATGACCGGGGACGGCACCAACGACGCCCCGGCGCTGGCCCAGGCCGACGTCGGCGTCGCCATGAACACCGGCACCTCGGCCGCGAAGGAGGCCGGCAACATGGTCGACCTGGACTCCGACCCGACCAAGCTGATCGACATCGTGCGCATCGGCAAGCAGCTGCTCATCACCCGCGGCTCGCTCACCACTTTCTCGATCGCGAACGACGTGGCCAAGTACTTCGCCATCATCCCGGCAATGTTCGCCGGAGCGTTCCCCGGGCTCGAGGCGCTCAACGTGATGGGCCTCAGCTCGCCGGCATCCGCGATCCTCTCCGCGGTGATCTTCAACGCCGTCATCATCGTGATCCTGATCCCGCTCGCCCTGCGCGGCGTGCGCTACAGGGCGGCGTCGGCCTCCCAGATCCTGCGCCGAAACCTGATCATCTATGGCCTCGGCGGCGTCATCGCGCCGTTCATCGGGATCAAGCTCGTCGACCTCGCCGTCAGCTCGCTGCCCGGCTTCTAGACCCACAACACGAAGGATTTCCCCATGGCTGCAACACGTGGCACACTCCGCCAGTACGGGGTGGCGGTGCGGGCGCTGCTCGTGCTGACGCTGATCCTCGGCGTGCTCTACCCGCTCGTGATCACCGGCATCGGCCAGCTCGCGCTGCCACAACAGGCGAACGGGTCGCTCCTCCGCGTCGACGGCCGGGCGGTCGGCTCCGCCCTGATCGGGCAGTCGTTCTCGGATGCCGAGGGCACCCCGCTCCCGCAGTGGTTCCAGCCCCGGCCCTCCGCCGCAGGCGCGGGCTACGACGCCGCCGCTTCCGGCGGCAGCAACTGGGGCCCGGAGAACCCCGACCTGGTGGCGGCCATCCAGGAGCGCCAGTCGGCGATCGAGGAGCTCGACGGCGTGGGCGTCTCCGCGATTCCCCCGGACGCGGTCACCGCCTCCGGCTCCGGGCTCGACCCGCACATCAGCCCGGAGTACGCCAGAGCGCAGGTGGACCGGGTAGCCGCGGCGCGCTCGCTTGCGCCTGCTCGGGTGGCGGCGCTCGTCGAGTCTATGATTCAGGGACGGGATATCGGCTATCTCGGCGAACCGACCGTCAACGTGCTGGCGCTGAACGCGGCGCTGGCCGGAATGGATGAGAAGAACTAGTGTCGCGAGGTCGTCTGCGGGTACTCCTCGGCGCCGCACCGGGGGTGGGCAAGACCTTCACGATGCTCGAGGAGGGGCGCCGGCTGCGCCTGGCCGGCAAGGACGTCGTGGTCGCGCTCGTGGAAACCCACGGCCGCGAGGGCACGGCCGAGATGCTCGACGGCTTCGAGATCGTGCCGCGCACCGTCAGCGAGCACCGCGGCGTGCTGCTGGACGAGATGGACGTGGACGCCGTGCTGGCCCGGCATCCGGAGATCGCCCTCGTCGACGAGCTTGCCCACACCAACGCCCCCGGCGGCCGCAACGCCAAGCGCTGGCAGGACGTGGCCGAGCTGCTGGAGGCCGGCATCGACGTCCACTCGACCGTCAACATCCAGCACATCGAGTCGCTGAACGACGTCGTGCAGCAGATCACCGGCGTTCCGCAGCGGGAGACGATCCCGGATGCCGTGCTGCGCGGCGCCGACCAGATCGAGGTCATCGACCTCGCCCCGCAGGCCCTGCGGGACCGCCTGGCCGAGGGGCAGGTGTACCCGGCCACCCGCATCGACGCGGCCCTGTCCAACTACTTCCGGCTCGGCAATCTCACCGCGCTGCGCGAACTGGCCCTGCTCTGGCTGGCGGACGAGGTCGACAGCTCGCTGCAGAAGTACCGGGCCGAGCACGGCATCGACGCCAAGTGGGAGGCCCGCGAGCGGGTCGTCGTGGCCCTGACCGGCGGGCCGGAGGGCGATGTGCTGCTGCGCCGCGGCGCCCGCATCGCCGCCCGCTCCGCGGGCGGCGAGCTGCTCGCCGTGCACGTGACGAGCCACGACGGCCTGCGCGCCGCCCACCCGGAGGCGCTGGCGCGCCAGCGGGCCCTCGTCGAGCAGCTCGGCGGCAGCTACCACCAGGTGATCGGCAGCGACGTGCCGACCGCGCTCGTCGACTTCGCCCGCGCCAGCAACGCCAGCCAGCTGGTGATCGGCGTGAGCCGGCGCAGCCGGCTGCTCGCCCTGCTCAGCGGCCCCGGCATCGGCCAGACGGTGATCCGCGAGTCCGGCGACATTGACGTGCACATCGTGGCCCACTCGCACGCCGGGCTGCGCTTCGCCCTCCCCCGGTTGACCGGCGGGATCACCCGGCGCCGCCGCGTGGCCGGCTTCGCGATCGCCCTGGTCGTCGGCCCGCTGCTGACCTGGCTGCTCTCGGCCACCAGCTCGATCGAGTCGATGGCCAGCGATGTGCTGGCGTTCCAGCTGCTGGTCGTCGTCGTCGCCATGGTCGGCGGGTTCTGGCCGGCCATGTTCGCCGCCGTGCTCTCCGGGCTCAGCCTCGACTTCTTCTTCGTCGCGCCGCTCTACACGATCACCATCGCGCATCCGCTGCACCTGGTGGCCCTCGCCCTGTTCATGGTCGTGGCCGCCCTGGTCAGCCTTGTCGTCGACCAGGCGGCCAAGCGCAGCCGGATCGCCGCCCGCGCCGCCTCGGAGTCCGAGCTGCTCGCCACCATAGCCGGCGGGGTGCTGCGCGGGGAGGACGCGCTGCAGGCGCTCGTCTCGCGCACCAGGGAGGCGTTCGGCCTGAACGGGGTGCGGCTGCTGGCCGGCGAGGAGGTGCTCTACTCCGACGGGGAACCGGCCGATGCCGAGCACACGACGCTGCTGCCCGTCGGCGAGCGGGCGGTGCTCGAGCTCTCCGGCCGCGACCTGGAGGCGAGCGACCGCCGCCTGCTGGCCGTCATCGTGGTGCAGATCGAGGCCACCCTCGAGCACAACGCGCTCACCGCGACCGCGAACGAGATCGGCCCGCTGGCCGAGACGGACCGGGTGCGCAGCGCACTGCTGGCCGCGGTCGGGCACGACCTGCGCCGGCCGCTCGCCGCCGCGACCGCCGCCGTGACCAGCCTGCAGTCGCACGGCATCTCGCTCAGCGCGGGTGACCGCGAGACGCTGCTGGCCACGGCGAGCGAGAGCCTGGACGCGCTCGCCGCGCTCGTCACGAACCTGCTCGATGTCAGCCGGGTGCAGGCCGGAGTGTTGGCCGTGACCCTCACCGATGTCGACATCGACGACCTCCTGCCGCCCGCCCTCGACGAGCTGGCGCTGCACCCGGGGGCGATCAGCATCGAGCTTCCCCTCGACCTGCCGGCCGTGCGCGCCGACGAGGTGCTGTTGCAGCGCGTCATCGTCAACCTCATCGCCAACGCCGTGCGCTACTCCCCGGAGGGCAAGCCGCCGGCACTGTCGGCCAGCGAGTTCGGCGGGGCCGTGCAGTTGCGGGTCACCGACCACGGGCCAGGGGTGCCCTCCGATCGCAAGGACGAGATGTTCGTGCCGTTCCAGCGCCTCGGCGACACCGACAACCTGACCGGGATCGGACTCGGCCTGGCCCTGGCCAAGGGCTTCGTCGAGGGCATGGGCGGCACGCTGGAGGCCGACGACACCCCCGGCGGCGGCCTGACCATGGTCGTCACCCTCCCGGCATCCACCACCCCCACCGAGAACAGCGCAGAATGATGGCAGCCCTATGAAAATCCTCATCGCCGACGACGACCCGCAGATCCTGCGGGCGCTGCAGATCACCCTCTCCGCGCACGGCTATGACGTGGTCGTGGCCAGGGACGGGGCGGAGGCCATCGCCCTCGCGGCGGCGCAGCGGCCGGAGCTGCTGGTCGTCGACCTCGGGATGCCGCAGCTGACCGGCATCCAGGTGATCGAGGCGGTGCGCGGCTGGAGCTCCGCCCCGATCCTGGTGGTCTCCGGCCGCAGCGATTCCGCCGACAAGGTGGACGCCCTGGACGCCGGTGCCGACGACTACGTGACGAAGCCGTTCGCCGTGGACGAGCTGCTCGCGCGCATCAGGGCGCTGACCCGGCGCACGCCGACGGCCAGTGATGAGCCCGTCATCCGCTTCGGCAACATCACGGTGGACCTGGCGGCCCGCCAGGTGACCCGGCGGGTGTCGACGGGCACGGCGGGCGACACCGACGAGATCGTGCGACTCACCCCGACCGAGTGGCAGGTGCTGGAGGTGCTCGTGCGCAACCCGCGCCGGCTGGTGAGCAGGCAGGTGCTGCTGACCGAGGTGTGGGGCCCGCAGTACACGAACGACACGGGCTACCTGCGGCTCTACCTCTCGCAGCTGCGGAAGAAGCTGGAGCCGACGCCGTCGGAGCCGCGCTACCTGCTGACCGAGTCGGGCATGGGCTACCGCTTCAACCCGGACGCGGGGTAGCCGGCGCAGGGTAGCCCGCGCAGGGGGTGGGGGCGAATGGGCCGGCTATTACGCCGGGTTCTGTCCCCGCCGCACCGAGGTGCGGCGCTGGACGGCCATCTATCTCGGGACTACGTTGCCGCAGCCCTCTAGCGGTCTACCCGAGAACGCGACGAGCAGCCGCATCGTTCTCTGTCTGACCTTGCTCCGGACGAGGTTTACCGAGCAGATCAGGTCACCCTGATCCCTGGTGGTCTCTTACACCACCGTTTCACCCTTACCGCGGGCCGAAGCCCGAGGCGGTCTGTTTTCTGTGGCACTGTCTCGCGGGTTGCCCCGGGTGGGCGTTACCCACCGTCCTGCTCTACGGAGCCCGGACGTTCCTCGGCACGGGGCCGAAACCCCGTGACGCGACCGTCTTGCCGACCCATTCGCACCTCCAGCCTATCGCGGCTGGAGGTGGGCTCCCGACTAGCTGAGCGGGATGCCGGACTCGTCCGTGCGGATCAGGATGCGGTCGCACTCCGGGCAGAACAGCACGTCGTCCCAGGCCGCCTGGCGCACGGCCTCGAGGTCGGCGCCGGTCAGGGTCATGTTGCAGCCGTGGCAGGTGCGTGCGCGCAGCAGGGCCGCGCCGATGCCGCCGCCGAGGGTGCGGCGCTTCTCGTAGAGGGCCAGCAGCTCCTCGCTGACGGTCTTGGCGACGGCGGCGCGGTCGCGCTCGGTGTCGGCCTGCTGGGCGGCCAGCTCGACGGCGGCGCGGTCGCGCTCCTGCTCGAGCACGCTCACCTGGTCGACGACGGCATCGCGCTCGGCGAGGATGGCGGCCAGTGCGGCCTCCTTCTCCTCGACGCGCTCCATCACCGTGAGCTCGATCTCCTCGAGGTCGTTCTTGCGCTTGGCCAGCGACGCCAGCTCGGCCTCGAGGGCCTGGATGTCCTTGACAGAGGCGCTGGCCTGCAGCCGCTCGGAGTCGCGCTTGATGCGCGCCTCGACGACGGCGGCATCCGACTCGAGCCGGCCGAGCTCGGTGCGCGCGTCGTCGACCTCGCCGGTGGCGATCGCGAAGCGGCGGCGCACCTCGTCGAGTGTCTTGCCGAGTTCGGCGAGGGCGGCCTGCTGCGGCAGATTCTTCAGCTGGTGGGCAATCTGCTGCAGTCGGGTGTCAACTGCCTGCAGGCGCAGCAGGTTCTTCTGTTCCGCTTCGGGTGCCTTCACGTGTTTCTCCTCATGGTGCTGCGTAGGTGGTGCTGCGTAGTTGTGTGCTTGTGCATCACTGCGTGATGACGAAGTTCCAGGGGTCGGTGTTGAGCTCGCTCACGAGCACCTCGACGCCGGGAAGCGCCAGGCGCAGCTGCGCCGCCGCCGACTCCAGCCAGAGCCACTCGCTGGCCCAGTGCGAGACGTCGATGAGCGCGGGCCCGCCGCCGAGGCGGGCCTGCTCGCGGGCCTCGGACGCCGGGTGGTGGCGCAGGTCGCTGGTGATGTAGACATCGGATGCCAGCACGGCCGGGCGGGCGAGGAGCGAGTCCCCTGCGCCACCGCAGAGCGCGATGGACTGCACCGGGGCGTCGTACTCGCCGGAGACGCGCACCCCGCCGGCGGTCGCCGGCAACAGCTCGGCCACGGCGCGGGCCAGCCGGCCGAGGGTGGTCGGCTCGGGCAGGGAACCGACGCGGCCGATGCCGACGCGCGGGTCGATGGTGCCCCCAGCGCCCGGGTCGATGGCGACGGCATCCACGAGCCCCAGCCGCCGGGCGATGACGTCCGAGACGCCGTCGATGACGACGTCCGCGTTCGTGTGCGCCGTGAGCAGGGCGCAGTCGGCCTTGATCAGGCGTCGCAGCAGCGAACCCTTGTAGCGGTCCTCTGCGACGCTGGTAACCCCGCGGAGCAGCAGCGGATGGTGCGCGATCAGCAGATCGGCGCCCAGCTCGATGGCCTCGTCGACGGTGTCGGAGACGGCGTCCACGGCGAACACGATCCGTGTGATCGGCGCCTGGACGTCACCGCTGACCAGACCGGGGGCG carries:
- a CDS encoding response regulator, whose amino-acid sequence is MKILIADDDPQILRALQITLSAHGYDVVVARDGAEAIALAAAQRPELLVVDLGMPQLTGIQVIEAVRGWSSAPILVVSGRSDSADKVDALDAGADDYVTKPFAVDELLARIRALTRRTPTASDEPVIRFGNITVDLAARQVTRRVSTGTAGDTDEIVRLTPTEWQVLEVLVRNPRRLVSRQVLLTEVWGPQYTNDTGYLRLYLSQLRKKLEPTPSEPRYLLTESGMGYRFNPDAG
- a CDS encoding Nif3-like dinuclear metal center hexameric protein; this translates as MTTTLADVIRVAHELWPLDGAEPWDAPGLVSGDVQAPITRIVFAVDAVSDTVDEAIELGADLLIAHHPLLLRGVTSVAEDRYKGSLLRRLIKADCALLTAHTNADVVIDGVSDVIARRLGLVDAVAIDPGAGGTIDPRVGIGRVGSLPEPTTLGRLARAVAELLPATAGGVRVSGEYDAPVQSIALCGGAGDSLLARPAVLASDVYITSDLRHHPASEAREQARLGGGPALIDVSHWASEWLWLESAAAQLRLALPGVEVLVSELNTDPWNFVITQ
- the kdpB gene encoding potassium-transporting ATPase subunit KdpB encodes the protein MSTTTEERTESSVHRHKDTAAPFGSRQLLAALPVALRKLHPRQMWRNPVMFIVEVGAALTTLIAITEPLTGGPVESGGTAMPAAFTVSIALWLWLTVLFANLAEAVAEGRGKAQAESLRATRTSTIAHRVPRYDETADPGALVAASEAIASADLHLGDVVVVTAGELIPGDGDIVWGIASVDESAITGESAPVVRESGGDRSAVTGGTRVLSDRIVVRITSKPGETFVDRMIRLVEGASRQKTPNEIALNILLATLSIIFVVVVVTIGPMAGYSDAAPSVPVLIALLVCLIPTTIGALLSAIGIAGMDRLVQRNVLALSGRAVEAAGDVTTLLLDKTGTITYGNRQAAEFIPVGGAGMAELVTAAHAASLADPTPEGSSIVRLAEQLDPTLTRVQQASGTVVPFTAQTRMSGIDYPDGAMLRKGAGSMVAAWAAESGALDGDTEGELRAAVERISEAGGTPLVVAERRADGQSRVLGVISLKDVVKAGLGERFAELRRMGIRTVMITGDNPLTAKAIAAEAGVDDYLAEATPEDKIALIRREQAGGNLVAMTGDGTNDAPALAQADVGVAMNTGTSAAKEAGNMVDLDSDPTKLIDIVRIGKQLLITRGSLTTFSIANDVAKYFAIIPAMFAGAFPGLEALNVMGLSSPASAILSAVIFNAVIIVILIPLALRGVRYRAASASQILRRNLIIYGLGGVIAPFIGIKLVDLAVSSLPGF
- a CDS encoding ATP-binding protein, with product MSRGRLRVLLGAAPGVGKTFTMLEEGRRLRLAGKDVVVALVETHGREGTAEMLDGFEIVPRTVSEHRGVLLDEMDVDAVLARHPEIALVDELAHTNAPGGRNAKRWQDVAELLEAGIDVHSTVNIQHIESLNDVVQQITGVPQRETIPDAVLRGADQIEVIDLAPQALRDRLAEGQVYPATRIDAALSNYFRLGNLTALRELALLWLADEVDSSLQKYRAEHGIDAKWEARERVVVALTGGPEGDVLLRRGARIAARSAGGELLAVHVTSHDGLRAAHPEALARQRALVEQLGGSYHQVIGSDVPTALVDFARASNASQLVIGVSRRSRLLALLSGPGIGQTVIRESGDIDVHIVAHSHAGLRFALPRLTGGITRRRRVAGFAIALVVGPLLTWLLSATSSIESMASDVLAFQLLVVVVAMVGGFWPAMFAAVLSGLSLDFFFVAPLYTITIAHPLHLVALALFMVVAALVSLVVDQAAKRSRIAARAASESELLATIAGGVLRGEDALQALVSRTREAFGLNGVRLLAGEEVLYSDGEPADAEHTTLLPVGERAVLELSGRDLEASDRRLLAVIVVQIEATLEHNALTATANEIGPLAETDRVRSALLAAVGHDLRRPLAAATAAVTSLQSHGISLSAGDRETLLATASESLDALAALVTNLLDVSRVQAGVLAVTLTDVDIDDLLPPALDELALHPGAISIELPLDLPAVRADEVLLQRVIVNLIANAVRYSPEGKPPALSASEFGGAVQLRVTDHGPGVPSDRKDEMFVPFQRLGDTDNLTGIGLGLALAKGFVEGMGGTLEADDTPGGGLTMVVTLPASTTPTENSAE
- a CDS encoding zinc ribbon domain-containing protein, which gives rise to MKAPEAEQKNLLRLQAVDTRLQQIAHQLKNLPQQAALAELGKTLDEVRRRFAIATGEVDDARTELGRLESDAAVVEARIKRDSERLQASASVKDIQALEAELASLAKRKNDLEEIELTVMERVEEKEAALAAILAERDAVVDQVSVLEQERDRAAVELAAQQADTERDRAAVAKTVSEELLALYEKRRTLGGGIGAALLRARTCHGCNMTLTGADLEAVRQAAWDDVLFCPECDRILIRTDESGIPLS
- the kdpC gene encoding potassium-transporting ATPase subunit KdpC, producing MAATRGTLRQYGVAVRALLVLTLILGVLYPLVITGIGQLALPQQANGSLLRVDGRAVGSALIGQSFSDAEGTPLPQWFQPRPSAAGAGYDAAASGGSNWGPENPDLVAAIQERQSAIEELDGVGVSAIPPDAVTASGSGLDPHISPEYARAQVDRVAAARSLAPARVAALVESMIQGRDIGYLGEPTVNVLALNAALAGMDEKN